A portion of the Drosophila innubila isolate TH190305 chromosome 3L unlocalized genomic scaffold, UK_Dinn_1.0 0_D_3L, whole genome shotgun sequence genome contains these proteins:
- the LOC117788979 gene encoding homeodomain-interacting protein kinase 2, which yields MKTSHHSHASDFLVDYAVVAGSGSGPEGGLFYSQSQSQHQRQRQNVYAAAVDVNVKPKIEQVSIGISCDLKPIVYLDTETQQPRQRSVLIKQDQQQQQQRHQQQQPQQHSLSKSGAVVNSKRKRETDCDCGCVDSYNGGSVEIVNGQAAQEAAAHNVVSSSLKTAHAKVATSGGHANTQPPSKRSSSGADGDYQLVQHEVLYSLSAEYEVLEFLGRGTFGQVVKCWKRGTSEIVAIKILKNHPSYARQGQIEVSILSRLSQENADEFNFVRAFECFQHKNHTCLVFEMLEQNLYDFLKQNKFSPLPLKYIRPILEQVLTALLKLKQLGLIHADLKPENIMLVDPVRQPYRVKVIDFGSASHVSKTVCNTYLQSRYYRAPEIILGLPFCEAIDMWSLGCVVAELFLGWPLYPGSSEFDQIRYISQTQGLPTEHMLNSASKTSKFFYRDVDSTYPFWRLKTTEEHEAETNTKSKEARKYIFNCLDDIGQVNVPTDLEGGQLLAEKTDRREFIDLLKRMLTIDQERRLTPTEALNHSFTRLTHLVDYVYCNNVKASVQMMEVCRRGDFHTVQPAPTLVTNFVPSSTDNMTFTINNQLTSQVQRLVRDGRPTLAYEGLYQIYGGRNVARQYPQARTDTFQHQLVSNILCPPSYQAMPSPTKHVVVGSASMQPPLQVPPQQYVNVPVPVSMVEPSSGQRMLLTNRVQASGVAWPQTGRQMALVPSWPQQAPAHSLIVDSTPLFNVEEIYPKHHLNLPRNDLKKESPAHHLAKGNSYRVPRHEKKEHQQLSPVKKRVKESSPPHQQRYQRAAHVSPQYHAHHNCNYGGGYGAGAAGTLVASSASSASNIVNASGSNSSSSHHNHAPVAHAPHGGSSSAYNNASHHIVVNNCSGGGSAVGGGAYHSSSGSSQPPLHAHQPHVKQPTITIHDTPSPTAVVGDVITISDSEDEGADAPGASLAVQPVKQRAHAQSQTSSSLMQQQQQQHQQHPQQQQQQQQHSGSNSSQHCRSSAQPLHMQQQQQQQQQQQAVNYGDHDPEDARRRQHAAVSAVASSPKHQHHHHHHQPQQQQQQQVVQPAQQTPHYQPQPQTQPQQLQQQPPQQPNIKYEPGQSQKKRILAMAQNECNYQPQPQPQQVQQQQQQHAPPPVASLPHIPTKQEPAEFYPEYAQQQPPPQQQQQQLDTKRSSWAASSSGSAMPLAHPKREAPSVAPVSYVAPAVAPPLAHSKSSSSSSSSSISAAAAAAAAAAAAAASVGPPSWGAPQVYRQPSQPPPASVAAPAPQSAAPPHHHHSSHSHHHHHQAGTPLGGSPSSTAAAAMLQTDIYAQGDMYRRPTVYVSQAAPTYAYANRGVVAPPPAHNSSSRQVIPSHPLPAHIQIPTQYSQFGPLSPAQVAASKHAAHFAPTNIWYGAE from the exons ATGAAAACGTCGCATCATTCACACGCGTCCGATTTCTTGGTCGACTACGCTGTCGTTGCCGGTTCCGGTTCCGGTCCAGAAGGAGGACTCTTTTATAGCCAGAGTCAGAGCCAGCatcagcgacagcgacagaaCGTCTATGCAGCCGCTGTGGATGTGAATGTAAAGCCAAAGATTGAACAGGTTAGCATTGGCATCAGTTGCGATCTTAAGCCCATTGTCTACCTGGACACGGAGACACAGCAGCCGCGTCAGCGCAGTGTGCTCATTAAGCAggaccaacaacagcaacaacaacgtcatcagcaacaacaaccacaacagcattCGTTGTCCAAGTCTGGAGCAGTGGTCAACAGCAAGAGAAAACGCGAAACAG ATTGCGATTGCGGCTGCGTGGACTCGTACAACGGCGGCAGCGTTGAAATTGTTAACGGCCAGGCGGCACAGGAAGCGGCAGCCCATAACGTAGTTAGCAGCAGCCTCAAGACGGCGCACGCAAAGGTTGCCACATCCGGGGGGCATGCCAATACGCAGCCCCCCAGTAAACGTTCCAGCAGCGGCGCCGATGGCGACTATCAGCTGGTCCAGCATGAGGTGCTCTACTCGCTATCTGCTGAATATGAG gtgCTGGAGTTTCTGGGCCGTGGCACCTTTGGCCAGGTGGTGAAATGTTGGAAGCGCGGCACTTCTGAAATTGTTGCCATTAAGATTCTTAAGAATCATCCATCGTATGCGCGACAGGGACAGATTGAGGTGTCCATATTGTCACGGCTCAGTCAGGAAAATGCGGatgaattcaattttgtgCGTGCTTTTGAGTGTTTTCAGCACAAGAATCACACCTGCCTGGTCTTTGAGATGCTCGAGCAGAATCTCTATGATTTtctaaagcaaaacaaattctCCCCGCTGCCGCTAAAGTATATACGTCCCATTCTGGAGCAG GTGCTGACTGCCTTGTTGAAACTAAAACAACTTGGCCTGATTCACGCCGATTTGAAGCCGGAGAATATAATGCTGGTTGATCCAGTTCGTCAGCCGTATCGTGTTAAGGTTATTGATTTTGGTAGCGCCTCGCATGTGAGCAAAACTGTATGCAACACGTATCTGCAATCACGTTACTATCGTGCCCCAGAGATCATATTGGGCTTGCCCTTCTGCGAAGCGATCGATATGTGGTCTCTGGGGTGCGTGGTAGCTGAATTATTTCTTGGATGGCCACTCTATCCGGGCAGCTCGGAATTCGATCAGATACGTTACATATCGCAAACACAGGGTTTGCCCACAGAGCATATGTTGAATAGCGCCTCAAAGACATCCAAGTTCTTTTATCGCGATGTGGATTCAACGTATCCATTCTGGCGTTTAAAAACCACCGAAGAGCATGAGGCCGAGACGAATACGAAGAGCAAAGAGGCAcgcaaatatatattcaactgTCTGGATGATATTGGTCAGGTGAATGTGCCCACAGATCTGGAAGGTGGTCAACTGTTGGCAGAGAAAACAGATCGAAGGGAATTCATTGATCTGTTGAAGCGCATGCTGACCATCGATCAGGAAAGGCGTTTAACCCCAACGGAGGCATTGAATCACAGCTTCACGAGGCTCACACATCTGGTTGATTATGTTTACTGTAACAATGTGAAGGCCTCTGTTCAAATGATGGAGGTGTGTCGTCGTGGCGACTTCCACAC agTACAACCCGCTCCGACGCTGGTAACCAATTTTGTGCCGAGCAGCACCGACAACATGACCTTTACCATCAACAATCAGTTGACCAGTCAGGTGCAACGTCTCGTTCGGGATGGACGTCCCACGTTAGCCTACGAGGGTCTCTATCAGATCTACGGAGGACGCAATGTGGCAAGGCAATATCCCCAGGCACGCACCGACACCTTCCAACATCAACTGGTGTCGAATATCTTGTGTCCACCTTCGTATCAGGCCATGCCCAGTCCCACCAAGCATGTGGTTGTTGGTAGTGCCAGCATGCAACCGCCGTTGCAAGTGCCACCACAGCAATATGTCAATGTGCCCGTACCCGTTTCAATGGTTGAACCCAGCTCGGGTCAACGCATGTTGCTAACGAATCGTGTGCAGGCGAGTGGCGTTGCCTGGCCACAAACTGGACGCCAGATGGCGCTAGTGCCGTCTTGGCCACAACAGGCGCCGGCTCATTCGCTAATTGTGGACTCGACGCCGCTGTTTAATGTGGAGGAGATCTATCCCAAGCATCATCTTAACTTGCCACGCAACGATCTCAAAAAGGAATCGCCGGCTCATCATCTAGC CAAGGGCAACTCTTATCGCGTGCCGCGTCACGAGAAGAAGGAGCATCAACAGTTGTCGCCAGTGAAGAAGCGTGTGAAGGAGAGCTCGCCGCCGCATCAGCAGCGCTATCAACGTGCCGCCCATGTGTCGCCGCAGTACCACGCCCACCACAACTGCAACTACGGGGGCGGTTACGGCGCTGGCGCTGCTGGAACCCTTGTTGcctcatcagcatcatcagcaAGCA ACATTGTGAATGCGAGTGGCAGCAACTCCTCGAGTTCGCATCATAATCATGCTCCTGTGGCACATGCCCCACACgggggcagcagcagcgcttACAACAATGCTAGCCATCACATTGTGGTTAACAATTGCAGCGGCGGTGGTTCagctgttggtggtggtgcttaccacagcagcagcggcagcagccaACCACCGTTGCATGCACATCAGCCGCATGTGAAGCAACCAACAATCACCATACATGACACGCCCTCACCGACAGCTGTTGTTGGCGATGTCATCACCATATCGGACAGCGAGGATGAGGGTGCAGATGCTCCAGGAGCATCATTGGCTGTGCAGCCCGTCAAGCAGCGTGCGCATGCACAATCCCAGACGAGCAGCAGCctcatgcaacagcagcaacaacagcatcaacaacacccacagcagcagcagcagcagcaacaacactcgGGCAGCAATTCATCGCAGCATTGCCGCAGCAGCGCACAGCCGTTGcatatgcaacagcaacaacaacaacagcagcagcagcaggcggTTAATTATG GTGATCACGATCCGGAGGATGCACGTCGACGTCAACATGCCGCCGTCTCTGCCGTTGCAAGCAGTCCCaaacatcagcatcatcatcatcatcatcagccgcagcaacagcaacaacaacaagtggtGCAACCTGCACAGCAGACGCCGCATTATCAGCCGCAACCACAAACACAACcacagcagttgcagcaacaaccaccacaacaGCCCAACATCAAGTATGAGCCTGGACAATCGCAAAAGAAACGCATCTTGGCCATGGCACAGAACGAGTGCAACTATCAGCCACAACCACAGCCGCAGCaggtgcaacagcaacaacaacaacacgcacCGCCACCCGTGGCCAGTTTGCCGCATATTCCAACAAAACAGGAACCAGCCGAGTTCTATCCGGAATATGCACAACAGCAACctccaccacaacaacaacaacaacaattggacACCAAGCGCAGCAGCTGGGCAGCTAGTTCAAGTGGTTCGGCAATGCCACTGGCACATCCGAAACGTGAGGCACCTTCGGTGGCACCTGTGAGCTATGTGGCACCCGCTGTTGCACCACCGTTGGCCCACTCCAAGAGCAGCTCGAGTTCGTCATCGTCTTCGATaagcgctgctgctgctgcggctgcggcggctgctgctgcagctgccagTGTTGGGCCACCATCGTGGGGTGCACCGCAGGTTTACCGACAGCCATCGCAACCGCCGCCGGCGAGTGTGGCGGCACCAGCACCGCAGTCAGCGGCACCACCGCATCATCATCACAGCAGCCACagtcaccatcatcatcatcaggcGGGCACGCCGCTGGGCGGCTCACCGTCATCCACAGCCGCTGCGGCAATGTTGCAGACGGACATCTACGCACAGGGCGACATGTATCGACGTCCCACAGTCTATGTGTCCCAGGCCGCGCCCACTTACGCCTACGCGAATCGAGGGGTGGTGGCACCGCCACCTGCACACAATAGCTCCAGTCGACAG GTTATACCATCGCATCCGTTGCCGGCGCACATACAAATCCCGACACAATATAGCCAATTTGGGCCATTGAGTCCCGCCCAGGTAGCTGCCAGCAAGCATGCGGCGCACTTTGCGCCAACTAATATATGGTATGGAGCTGAGTAG